In the genome of Nonlabens sp. MB-3u-79, one region contains:
- a CDS encoding glycosyl transferase family 1 codes for MKKPVLIISYYWPPAGGPGVQRWLKFAKYLPRNGYDVTVVVPENPDYPVLDKSLMEDIPEDIRLLKVPIKEPSRMAGKLSRKRTKNLQRGILNKKASFLERTLVWLRGNFFIPDARVGWKQHVLRAVESYLSENRECTVITTGPPHSVHLIGMELKSLLPSIKWLADFRDPWTTIGYHKDLKLGKRAQKRHLALEKEVLHTADLLIVTSPHTGKEFKSKTTTPIQLITNGYDITPNAQRRQPDAAFVLAHIGTLLSDRNPQLLWESLRELCQESEDFSSDFKLQLAGNVSQEILDSLVEYQLDQYLDNKGYVSHDESVELMYQAQALLLIEIDTEETRAIIPGKIFEYFASRRPIIAIGPKEAAIELLITDTHSGEFFNYQQKESLKKYISHLYDLYKKGQNDSNFNDHIDRYRRAHLTQILSKTIEFVWE; via the coding sequence TTGAAAAAGCCAGTATTGATTATCAGTTATTATTGGCCGCCAGCTGGTGGGCCAGGTGTACAGCGCTGGTTGAAGTTTGCAAAATACCTTCCTAGAAATGGTTATGATGTGACGGTAGTCGTACCTGAAAATCCAGATTATCCAGTGTTGGACAAAAGCCTAATGGAAGACATTCCAGAAGATATTAGACTACTTAAAGTACCTATTAAGGAACCTAGTAGGATGGCTGGTAAGCTTTCGCGAAAGCGTACTAAAAATCTACAACGCGGTATTTTAAATAAAAAAGCTAGTTTTCTAGAGCGCACTCTGGTATGGCTGCGCGGCAATTTTTTTATTCCAGATGCTCGAGTAGGATGGAAGCAACATGTTTTAAGAGCAGTAGAATCTTATCTTTCAGAAAATCGGGAATGTACAGTGATCACCACAGGACCACCACATTCTGTGCATTTAATAGGAATGGAACTGAAAAGCCTTCTCCCTTCCATCAAATGGCTGGCCGACTTTCGGGATCCATGGACGACTATAGGGTATCATAAAGACTTAAAGCTAGGGAAACGCGCTCAAAAAAGACACTTAGCATTAGAAAAAGAAGTGCTCCACACAGCAGATTTGCTAATAGTTACCAGTCCACACACTGGAAAAGAATTTAAATCAAAAACAACAACACCCATACAATTGATTACTAATGGCTACGACATAACGCCTAATGCACAAAGAAGACAGCCAGACGCTGCGTTTGTTCTCGCACATATAGGAACTTTATTATCTGATCGCAATCCTCAATTGTTGTGGGAATCTTTGCGAGAACTCTGTCAAGAATCAGAAGACTTTTCAAGCGATTTTAAATTACAACTCGCTGGTAACGTTAGTCAGGAAATCTTAGATAGTCTTGTTGAATACCAATTAGACCAGTATCTGGACAATAAAGGTTATGTATCACATGATGAATCTGTGGAGCTGATGTATCAAGCGCAAGCTTTATTGCTTATTGAAATAGATACCGAAGAAACTAGAGCTATCATACCAGGTAAAATCTTTGAATATTTTGCAAGCCGCCGTCCTATTATAGCTATAGGCCCTAAAGAAGCAGCTATAGAATTACTGATTACGGACACGCATTCTGGAGAGTTTTTTAATTACCAACAAAAGGAATCCTTAAAAAAGTATATCAGTCACCTTTATGACCTCTATAAAAAAGGTCAAAATGATAGTAATTTCAATGATCATATAGACCGATATCGACGTGCTCACCTTACTCAAATTCTTTCCAAAACCATAGAATTTGTATGGGAGTAG
- the pyrR gene encoding bifunctional pyr operon transcriptional regulator/uracil phosphoribosyltransferase PyrR, whose translation MSQKLLLDAAALDIILHRLACQLIENHDTFENTALVGLQPRGSFLLKRLADILTTSYKIKDLKTGLLDITFYRDDFRRSEEPLKANSTEINFLVENKKVVIVDDVLYTGRSIRAALTALQSFGRPDTIELLTLIDRRFSRHLPIQPDYNGRQVDAINNQKVKVLWKENGGEDAVYLIKNED comes from the coding sequence ATGAGTCAAAAATTACTTCTCGACGCCGCAGCTCTGGATATTATACTTCACAGGCTAGCTTGCCAATTAATAGAAAATCACGATACATTTGAAAACACGGCACTAGTTGGTCTGCAACCTAGAGGAAGTTTTTTATTAAAGCGTCTGGCTGATATTTTAACAACCAGCTACAAGATCAAGGATCTAAAAACTGGATTACTAGATATTACCTTCTATCGAGATGATTTTAGACGGAGTGAGGAGCCACTTAAAGCAAATTCTACCGAAATCAACTTCTTAGTAGAAAATAAAAAAGTAGTCATCGTAGACGATGTGTTGTATACAGGAAGAAGTATACGAGCAGCATTGACGGCATTGCAATCTTTCGGTAGACCAGATACTATAGAGTTGCTTACACTTATTGACAGAAGATTTTCCAGACACTTACCCATACAGCCAGATTACAATGGGCGTCAAGTTGATGCCATTAATAATCAAAAAGTAAAAGTACTCTGGAAAGAAAATGGAGGAGAAGATGCGGTTTACCTTATAAAAAATGAAGACTAA
- a CDS encoding GNAT family N-acetyltransferase, translated as MIEVRKIESKKDIKKFVQFQMDLYKDNKFFVPPIIKDELAIFDPNKNQVFKNADCWMFLAYQDNRIVGRVAALINHIEIKEQKKPKMRFGWLDMIDDIEVTRALLDEVQKVGKEQHLEFMEGPVGFSNMDKAGLLIKGFDELSTMITWYNHPYYKEHLEQLGYVKAAEWVEFKFQPPNPIPDKINRFADIIAKRYTLKSLQFSTTKEILPYVDAMFDLLNKTYSNLVTYVPIQQYQIELYKEKYLPFINPDFIELVVDQEDKLVGFAITMPSFSKALQKANGKLFPFGFIHLLKAKKKNKEAAFYLIGIDPEYQGKGVTAMMFRNIIVNFMNYGIKKCETNPELEDNLAVQASWKNYEPTLHKRRRTYRKDI; from the coding sequence ATGATTGAAGTACGTAAAATTGAGTCTAAAAAGGACATCAAAAAATTTGTCCAATTTCAAATGGACCTTTACAAAGACAATAAGTTCTTTGTACCCCCTATCATTAAAGATGAACTGGCAATATTTGATCCAAATAAAAATCAGGTCTTCAAAAATGCAGATTGCTGGATGTTTCTTGCTTATCAGGATAATAGGATAGTAGGACGTGTTGCAGCATTGATCAATCACATTGAAATTAAAGAACAAAAGAAACCTAAGATGCGTTTTGGCTGGCTGGATATGATTGATGATATCGAGGTGACCAGAGCCTTACTTGATGAAGTTCAAAAAGTAGGAAAAGAACAACATTTGGAGTTCATGGAAGGACCCGTAGGTTTTTCTAACATGGATAAGGCTGGTTTACTGATCAAAGGTTTTGATGAATTGAGCACCATGATCACGTGGTACAATCATCCTTATTATAAGGAACATCTAGAACAACTAGGTTATGTAAAAGCCGCAGAATGGGTGGAATTCAAGTTCCAACCACCAAATCCTATTCCTGATAAAATCAATAGGTTTGCAGATATCATAGCAAAGCGCTACACGTTAAAATCCCTTCAGTTTAGCACGACTAAAGAAATCCTACCCTATGTAGATGCTATGTTTGACTTGTTAAACAAAACATACAGCAATCTAGTTACCTATGTACCTATACAACAATATCAAATAGAATTATATAAAGAAAAATACCTTCCGTTTATAAATCCAGACTTTATAGAACTGGTGGTAGACCAAGAAGATAAATTAGTAGGTTTTGCGATTACCATGCCTTCTTTTTCTAAAGCATTACAAAAAGCGAATGGAAAGTTATTCCCCTTTGGTTTTATACATTTATTGAAAGCAAAAAAGAAAAATAAGGAGGCGGCCTTTTATTTGATCGGCATCGATCCAGAATATCAAGGTAAAGGTGTTACTGCTATGATGTTTAGAAATATTATCGTCAACTTTATGAATTATGGTATTAAAAAGTGCGAAACAAATCCAGAATTAGAAGACAACCTTGCTGTACAAGCGTCTTGGAAAAATTACGAACCTACACTTCATAAAAGAAGAAGAACTTACCGCAAAGATATTTAG
- a CDS encoding YfhO family protein, with the protein MNFDFKKLVPHLAVFIVFIIAALAYFHPVLSGKKLYQGDIVQYKGNARQLIDHRAETGEELYWTDAVFGGMPTYQLGARYEYDFIDSLDRALRFLPRPADYLFLYFACFYVLMLVMRVDWKIGLLGALAFGFSTYLIIIIGAGHNSKAHAIAYFPLVLSGLILVFQKRYLLGFVLTALAMSLELQANHPQMTYYLLLAVVILGIAYFIDAVKKNLIPHYFKSIGIMIAAVVLALGTNAGNLLATSEYSKESTRGENNLTVNAQGESLAKTSGLDYDYITDYSYGLSESMNLVLPRFAGGGSGEVYDENSQSREQLSRIDPSTLNEEEMSYLNQLVSLSQRKYWGDQSIVEAPAYLGVSVVFLALLSLFLIKGRLKWWTLTAIALSLLLSYGKNLSWLTEFFIDYVPFYNKFRAVTSIQVIIELCVPVLAAIGLWQFFNKKTALEKKRKALLYAGAGFGGLLLLIAFLGSYIFNLTGPYDEYLLDFPQLGSRYVKALQADRFAMIQTDAFKALLYVGLICGSLYLLLSDKIKETAVLIVCGVVILFDLVSFDLNYVNSEDYVSAREYAFAFDKTPADEVVLQDKEHFRVYDQLADPVNSGRAAYFHKAMGGYHGAKPRRFQDLMNFYFVEEQGITREQLEILAMFNTKYILGQNQNGTVAQQNPVELGNAWFVSDIKTVADQNEEILTLKELDADSLAIMTKDQKELIGLKSVGKDAAATINLKDYKTEELTYTSNNSKEGLAVFSEMYYPYGWKASIDGSEVPIARVNYALRGLKVPAGQHEIVFKFVPEVVKTGSTIMLISNILLLLIVLGGLFTVYKKNV; encoded by the coding sequence ATGAATTTTGATTTCAAGAAATTAGTACCGCATTTAGCCGTATTTATAGTTTTTATCATTGCAGCACTCGCTTATTTCCATCCCGTTTTAAGTGGTAAAAAATTGTATCAAGGTGATATTGTTCAATATAAAGGTAACGCTAGGCAGCTTATCGATCACAGAGCTGAGACCGGGGAAGAGCTGTATTGGACAGATGCCGTTTTTGGGGGGATGCCTACTTATCAATTAGGCGCACGATATGAATACGATTTTATAGACAGTCTTGATCGCGCATTGAGATTTTTACCTCGTCCAGCAGACTATCTATTTCTTTACTTTGCTTGTTTTTATGTACTTATGTTGGTCATGAGAGTAGACTGGAAAATAGGTTTACTCGGTGCACTAGCATTTGGTTTTTCTACCTATCTCATCATCATTATTGGAGCTGGGCATAATTCAAAAGCCCACGCTATTGCTTATTTCCCGTTGGTATTAAGCGGTCTCATACTCGTTTTTCAAAAACGATACTTACTCGGCTTTGTGTTAACGGCACTGGCCATGTCATTAGAATTGCAGGCAAATCATCCTCAGATGACTTATTATTTATTGCTAGCGGTAGTAATTTTAGGAATTGCCTATTTTATAGATGCCGTTAAAAAGAATTTGATTCCGCATTATTTTAAATCTATTGGAATCATGATTGCTGCCGTAGTTCTCGCTTTAGGAACTAATGCTGGTAACCTCCTAGCTACTAGTGAATACTCCAAGGAAAGTACGCGTGGGGAAAACAATTTGACGGTAAATGCTCAGGGCGAAAGCTTAGCAAAAACAAGCGGCTTAGACTACGATTATATTACGGATTACAGTTACGGACTGTCAGAAAGTATGAACCTTGTTTTACCGCGTTTTGCTGGTGGGGGAAGTGGAGAGGTTTATGATGAAAATAGCCAAAGCCGGGAACAGCTTTCTAGAATAGACCCTTCTACATTAAATGAAGAAGAGATGAGTTATCTCAATCAGCTGGTCTCCTTAAGTCAACGTAAATATTGGGGCGATCAATCCATTGTAGAAGCACCTGCTTATCTAGGAGTAAGTGTTGTATTTTTAGCTTTATTGTCTCTGTTCTTAATCAAAGGAAGATTAAAGTGGTGGACTCTTACGGCCATTGCCCTCTCACTACTACTTTCTTATGGTAAGAATTTAAGTTGGCTTACAGAGTTCTTTATAGACTATGTGCCATTTTATAACAAGTTTAGAGCGGTAACTTCTATTCAAGTAATAATTGAATTGTGCGTACCTGTACTCGCAGCAATAGGTTTGTGGCAGTTCTTTAATAAAAAAACAGCCCTAGAGAAAAAACGAAAAGCATTATTATATGCTGGAGCAGGTTTTGGCGGATTATTGCTTCTTATAGCCTTTTTAGGTTCTTATATCTTTAATCTTACAGGACCTTATGATGAATATTTATTAGACTTTCCTCAGTTAGGGTCAAGGTATGTAAAAGCACTACAAGCTGATCGTTTTGCAATGATTCAAACGGATGCGTTTAAAGCATTGTTATATGTAGGATTGATTTGTGGCTCTTTATATTTATTATTAAGTGATAAGATTAAAGAGACGGCGGTTTTAATTGTTTGCGGTGTCGTTATTCTTTTCGACTTGGTCAGCTTTGATTTAAATTATGTCAATTCAGAAGATTATGTCAGCGCTAGAGAATATGCTTTTGCATTTGATAAAACTCCAGCAGATGAAGTGGTGCTTCAAGACAAAGAGCATTTTAGAGTCTATGATCAATTGGCAGATCCAGTGAATAGTGGTAGAGCAGCTTATTTTCATAAAGCCATGGGTGGTTACCATGGAGCAAAACCACGTAGGTTCCAAGATTTAATGAATTTCTATTTTGTAGAAGAGCAAGGAATAACTCGAGAGCAATTAGAAATACTAGCGATGTTTAACACCAAATATATCTTGGGTCAAAATCAAAACGGAACCGTTGCTCAACAAAACCCAGTAGAATTAGGAAATGCTTGGTTTGTAAGTGATATTAAAACGGTGGCAGATCAAAACGAGGAAATTCTAACTTTAAAAGAGCTCGATGCAGACTCTCTTGCTATAATGACCAAAGATCAAAAAGAGTTGATAGGTTTAAAGAGTGTAGGTAAAGATGCTGCGGCTACCATAAATCTCAAGGATTACAAAACAGAAGAATTGACCTACACCAGCAACAACAGCAAAGAAGGGTTGGCTGTATTTTCAGAGATGTATTATCCATATGGATGGAAGGCTAGCATAGATGGTAGTGAAGTTCCTATTGCACGAGTTAATTATGCGTTGAGAGGATTAAAAGTCCCTGCAGGACAGCACGAAATCGTTTTTAAGTTTGTACCAGAAGTCGTAAAAACAGGTTCTACCATTATGTTGATTAGTAATATACTATTGCTATTGATCGTTTTAGGCGGTTTATTTACAGTTTATAAAAAGAACGTTTAG
- the rpsA gene encoding 30S ribosomal protein S1, producing the protein MAEETNKKELEVAQDVTTDNQVQEQVEEATVRPTSPQQEDPTAFLDSFDWERYSEGIEKVDEAQLKAFEKLVSDNFVDTIDTDVIEGTVIKITDRDAIIDINAKSEGVISLNEFRYNQNLKEGDKVEVLVDIREDATGQLILSHRKARLIKAWERVNNAHDTGEIVNGYVKCRTKGGMIVDVFGIEAFLPGSQIDVKPIRDYDQYVDKTMEFKVVKINHEFKNVVVSHKALIEADIEEQKKEIISRLEKGQVLEGVVKNITSYGVFVDLGGVDGLVHITDLSWSRINHPNEIVELDQTLNVVILDFDEDKSRIQLGLKQLEAHPWEALSDKIKPGDKVKGKVVVIADYGAFVEVEEGVEGLVHVSEMSWSTHLRSAGDFVKVGDIIDAEVLTIDREDRKMSLGMKQLHPDPWTDITTKYPVSSRHTGTVRNFTNFGVFLELEEGVDGLIYISDLSWTKKVKHPSEFCTVGDTLEVVVLELDVEGRKLSLGHKQTMPNPWDKYEAEFGVGTTHDIEITETVDKGAVVNFNEDISVFIPTRHLEKEDGSKLKKGEKAQIQIIEFNKEFKRVVGSHMILHKEEEAKNVQQAAAKAQEDAKPTIGDANSKLQALKDRMEGK; encoded by the coding sequence ATGGCTGAAGAAACAAACAAAAAAGAACTTGAAGTTGCACAAGATGTTACAACTGATAATCAAGTTCAAGAACAAGTAGAAGAAGCAACTGTAAGACCTACTTCTCCACAACAAGAAGACCCAACAGCATTTCTAGACTCTTTTGACTGGGAACGTTATAGTGAAGGTATTGAAAAAGTGGATGAAGCTCAGTTAAAAGCATTTGAAAAATTAGTATCTGACAACTTTGTTGACACTATAGATACTGACGTTATTGAAGGTACAGTGATCAAGATTACTGATCGTGATGCAATCATTGATATCAATGCAAAGTCTGAAGGTGTTATTTCTCTTAATGAGTTCCGTTACAACCAGAACCTGAAAGAAGGTGATAAGGTTGAGGTTCTTGTAGATATACGTGAAGATGCGACAGGACAATTGATCCTTTCTCACCGTAAGGCACGTCTTATCAAGGCTTGGGAACGCGTTAATAACGCACACGACACTGGCGAGATTGTAAACGGTTATGTGAAATGTCGTACTAAAGGTGGTATGATCGTAGATGTATTCGGTATCGAAGCATTCTTACCAGGTTCACAAATTGATGTGAAACCTATACGTGACTATGACCAGTACGTTGATAAAACAATGGAATTTAAGGTGGTGAAAATCAACCACGAATTCAAAAACGTTGTAGTATCTCACAAAGCGCTTATCGAGGCAGATATCGAAGAGCAGAAGAAAGAAATTATCTCTCGTCTAGAAAAAGGACAAGTACTAGAAGGTGTTGTTAAAAACATTACTTCATACGGTGTATTTGTTGATTTAGGTGGTGTAGATGGATTGGTACACATTACTGACCTTTCTTGGTCACGTATCAATCATCCTAACGAGATTGTAGAACTAGATCAAACACTTAACGTGGTAATCCTTGACTTTGATGAAGATAAGTCACGTATCCAGTTAGGTCTTAAGCAGCTAGAGGCTCACCCATGGGAAGCACTATCTGACAAGATCAAGCCAGGAGATAAGGTGAAAGGTAAAGTAGTTGTAATCGCAGATTACGGTGCATTTGTAGAGGTAGAAGAAGGAGTTGAAGGACTTGTTCACGTATCTGAAATGTCATGGTCTACGCACTTAAGAAGTGCTGGTGACTTTGTAAAAGTAGGAGATATTATCGATGCTGAGGTACTTACAATAGATAGAGAAGATCGCAAGATGTCTCTAGGTATGAAACAACTTCACCCAGATCCATGGACAGACATTACTACTAAGTACCCTGTTAGTTCACGTCACACTGGAACGGTAAGAAACTTTACCAACTTCGGAGTATTTTTAGAACTTGAAGAAGGAGTAGATGGATTAATATACATCTCTGACCTTTCATGGACTAAGAAAGTGAAGCATCCATCAGAATTCTGTACAGTAGGAGATACACTAGAAGTAGTGGTTCTTGAACTAGACGTAGAAGGACGTAAATTATCACTTGGACACAAGCAGACAATGCCTAACCCATGGGATAAATACGAAGCTGAATTTGGTGTAGGAACAACTCACGATATTGAAATTACTGAAACTGTAGACAAAGGTGCTGTAGTGAACTTTAATGAAGATATCTCTGTGTTCATTCCAACTCGTCACTTAGAAAAAGAAGACGGTTCTAAATTGAAAAAAGGTGAGAAGGCGCAAATCCAGATCATTGAATTTAATAAAGAATTTAAGCGTGTAGTAGGTTCTCACATGATTCTTCATAAAGAAGAGGAAGCTAAGAATGTACAACAAGCAGCTGCTAAAGCTCAAGAAGATGCTAAACCTACAATAGGTGATGCTAACTCTAAGCTTCAAGCTCTTAAAGATAGAATGGAAGGAAAGTAA
- a CDS encoding aspartate carbamoyltransferase catalytic subunit has translation MSELSVDNLLGIKYLSVADINLIHRTADQFKEIINRPIKKVPSLRDITIANLFFENSTRTKLSFELAEKRLSADVINFSAAQSSVKKGETLVDTVNNILAMKVDIVVMRHPNPGAGVFLSKHVDARIVNAGDGAHEHPTQALLDSYSIREKLGSLQGKKVVIVGDILHSRVALSNIYCLKKLGAEVMVCGPATLLPKHIESLGVKVELNLKKALEWCDVANILRVQNERMDISYFPSVREYVQQYGVNRELLDSLKKDIVIMHPGPINRGVEITSDVADSDQAIILNQVENGVAIRMAVLYLVAAKIRRND, from the coding sequence ATGAGTGAATTAAGTGTCGATAATTTATTAGGTATCAAATACCTTAGCGTAGCAGACATCAACCTGATTCATAGAACTGCAGACCAGTTTAAAGAGATCATCAATAGACCTATTAAAAAAGTACCTTCCTTAAGAGATATCACAATTGCCAATCTCTTTTTTGAGAATTCTACTAGAACAAAACTTTCTTTTGAACTGGCAGAAAAACGCCTTAGTGCAGATGTTATTAATTTTAGCGCTGCTCAAAGTTCCGTAAAGAAAGGGGAGACGCTGGTAGATACGGTAAATAATATTCTTGCTATGAAAGTGGATATAGTCGTGATGCGACATCCCAATCCAGGAGCTGGAGTATTTTTATCCAAACATGTAGATGCACGAATAGTTAATGCTGGTGATGGTGCTCATGAGCATCCCACACAAGCGCTATTAGACAGTTATTCTATCAGAGAAAAACTGGGAAGCCTTCAAGGTAAAAAGGTGGTCATAGTAGGTGATATTTTACACAGCCGTGTCGCCCTTTCTAACATTTACTGTCTTAAAAAATTAGGTGCTGAAGTAATGGTTTGTGGTCCTGCCACTTTATTACCTAAGCATATAGAATCCCTAGGAGTAAAAGTAGAGCTGAATCTTAAAAAAGCACTAGAGTGGTGTGATGTGGCAAACATACTGCGTGTACAGAATGAGCGTATGGATATTTCTTATTTCCCAAGCGTTAGAGAATATGTACAGCAATATGGTGTGAATAGAGAATTACTCGATAGTCTCAAAAAAGACATTGTCATTATGCATCCTGGGCCTATCAATAGAGGAGTAGAAATAACGAGTGATGTGGCCGACTCTGATCAAGCGATCATTCTGAATCAAGTAGAAAATGGCGTAGCCATTAGAATGGCAGTCTTGTACCTGGTTGCCGCAAAAATTAGAAGAAATGATTAG
- a CDS encoding DUF4834 family protein: MEFLQTLLIILLVLVGTRLLWKSFGKMFLKWLGMKALQRVQNSFEKRAGFQEEQNPFQNTNSRQSTSAKSSTPLKSKEKKKVGEYIDFEEID; the protein is encoded by the coding sequence TTGGAATTTTTACAGACATTACTAATCATCCTACTTGTCCTCGTAGGCACAAGGCTATTGTGGAAATCCTTTGGGAAAATGTTTCTCAAATGGTTAGGAATGAAAGCTTTACAACGTGTTCAGAATAGTTTTGAAAAACGTGCTGGTTTTCAGGAAGAACAAAATCCTTTTCAAAACACAAACAGTAGGCAATCAACAAGTGCCAAATCTTCCACACCGTTGAAATCAAAGGAAAAGAAAAAGGTAGGTGAGTACATCGACTTTGAGGAAATTGATTAA
- a CDS encoding transporter: MKYSTQSIRLFLLLFVTIQLVHAQYTETINTNSPGRSQGAFAVGNGVAQIEGSLFYRAEEHLLQRYERDYIGTSFQLRYGAVTEKLEFSVFGTYNSIDQTDFNGTVSTNTSFSNFSRFTVGAKYLVFDPYQFFGEKKVNLLSWKANNKLDWRDLIPAVSVYAGANFDFSENNLLTPPDDSTISPRLELITQNNWGRWVFVTNFVADRIATDYPSYQWLLTMTRSLSNKWAIFAEYQGLKSDFYSDDLGRGGVTYLVTKDWQVDTSVTLNFKDTPTVFQVNVGMSYRLDFHKDTPIEQTSDPQADDKKGKKKKKKNKLNLEGEGGGI; this comes from the coding sequence ATGAAATACTCCACTCAAAGTATAAGACTGTTTTTATTGCTGTTTGTTACAATTCAATTAGTACATGCCCAATATACAGAAACTATCAATACTAATAGTCCTGGAAGATCTCAAGGTGCTTTTGCAGTGGGGAATGGAGTGGCACAAATAGAAGGTTCCCTTTTTTATCGTGCTGAGGAGCATCTTCTTCAAAGGTATGAGCGAGATTATATAGGTACTAGTTTCCAGCTGAGGTACGGTGCTGTTACCGAAAAATTAGAGTTTTCTGTTTTTGGTACTTATAACAGTATCGATCAAACCGATTTTAATGGTACCGTCTCTACCAATACTTCTTTTTCTAATTTTTCAAGATTTACAGTTGGTGCAAAGTATCTGGTCTTTGACCCATATCAGTTTTTTGGTGAAAAGAAGGTCAACTTATTAAGTTGGAAAGCAAATAACAAGTTGGACTGGAGAGACCTTATTCCTGCTGTTTCAGTTTATGCCGGTGCTAATTTTGATTTTAGCGAGAATAATCTACTAACACCCCCAGACGATTCCACTATATCTCCTCGATTGGAATTAATAACTCAAAACAACTGGGGCCGTTGGGTATTTGTGACCAACTTTGTCGCAGACCGGATAGCTACTGACTATCCATCCTATCAATGGTTATTAACCATGACCCGTAGTTTGAGTAATAAATGGGCGATATTTGCAGAGTATCAAGGCCTAAAATCTGATTTTTATAGTGATGATTTAGGTCGTGGTGGTGTGACTTATTTAGTTACCAAAGACTGGCAAGTGGATACGAGTGTTACTTTAAATTTTAAAGATACACCAACAGTCTTTCAAGTAAATGTAGGAATGTCGTACCGATTGGATTTTCATAAAGACACTCCTATAGAGCAGACAAGCGACCCGCAAGCTGATGATAAAAAAGGGAAAAAGAAAAAGAAAAAAAACAAACTCAATCTTGAAGGAGAAGGAGGCGGCATATAA
- a CDS encoding ribonuclease Z, producing MKLTILGCHSATPKDNARPTAQILEMKGHLFLIDCGEGTQMALRKNRIKFSRIKHIFISHLHGDHVYGLIGLISTFCLLGRESELTIYGPKGIKEMILLQLKLAKVYTSFDLRFRESVENIPHLLLEDDSLTVTTIPLEHRVFTHGFLFREKPGDRHLDIVACEEYGIDHAYYRKIKQGHDFALDNGEVIPNHELTMDGDPHKSYAFCSDTVYKEDMVPQIKDVTVLYHESTFLKSHEHLCEKTKHCTAAQAATIAQKAKVGTLILGHYSSRYGDYELFRKEAKEVFENSELALDGKVFEF from the coding sequence TTGAAACTAACCATACTTGGTTGCCATAGTGCCACTCCAAAAGATAACGCTCGTCCTACAGCCCAGATATTAGAAATGAAAGGACATCTCTTTCTAATTGATTGTGGAGAAGGAACACAAATGGCATTGCGTAAAAACCGCATCAAGTTTTCTCGGATCAAACATATTTTTATTTCTCATCTTCATGGAGATCATGTGTATGGTTTGATAGGATTGATTTCTACTTTTTGTCTTTTAGGTAGAGAGTCGGAGTTGACGATCTATGGACCTAAGGGGATCAAGGAAATGATTTTGTTGCAATTAAAATTGGCTAAAGTGTACACTTCTTTTGATTTACGCTTTCGCGAAAGCGTAGAAAACATCCCACACCTCTTGCTAGAAGACGACTCTTTGACGGTAACTACTATTCCATTAGAACATCGCGTTTTTACTCATGGCTTTCTTTTTCGAGAAAAACCAGGGGATAGACATTTAGATATTGTTGCCTGTGAAGAATACGGAATTGATCATGCCTATTACCGTAAAATCAAACAAGGTCATGACTTTGCACTAGATAATGGCGAGGTAATTCCTAATCATGAGTTGACAATGGATGGTGATCCACATAAGAGTTATGCTTTTTGTAGCGATACGGTTTATAAGGAAGATATGGTGCCGCAAATCAAAGATGTGACGGTATTATATCACGAAAGCACTTTTTTAAAATCACACGAGCACCTCTGTGAAAAAACAAAACACTGCACTGCTGCCCAAGCAGCAACTATCGCACAAAAAGCAAAAGTAGGAACATTGATTCTCGGTCACTATTCTTCACGTTATGGCGATTATGAGCTTTTTAGAAAAGAAGCCAAAGAAGTATTTGAGAATTCAGAGCTGGCGCTAGATGGAAAGGTGTTTGAGTTTTAA
- a CDS encoding ribonuclease Z — translation MISEENDTYILLKDERDDIKDFALFLDRIYDQFKEKNLIIDLLQYNKVSLMDLISFLELSDKHRATKQSFVMVNTALSMDEIPDELIIVPTIQEAQDVIGMEEIERDLGF, via the coding sequence ATGATTAGTGAAGAAAACGATACCTACATACTTTTAAAAGATGAGCGAGATGATATTAAAGATTTTGCTTTATTTCTAGATCGCATATACGATCAGTTTAAGGAAAAAAATCTCATTATTGACTTGCTACAATACAACAAGGTTTCTTTAATGGATTTGATTTCCTTTTTAGAGTTAAGTGACAAACACAGAGCTACAAAGCAGTCTTTTGTAATGGTGAACACGGCCTTATCTATGGACGAAATTCCGGATGAATTAATAATTGTGCCTACCATACAAGAGGCACAAGATGTAATTGGGATGGAAGAAATAGAACGCGACCTAGGGTTTTAA